The DNA segment GGTGCAGTTGGTGGCGTTTGCCGGCGAACGTAAAGTCTATGGCTTTCGCGGCGAAGTGATGGGCCCGTTGGAGAAAAGCGCATGAGCAAAATCAGCAGACAAGCCTATGCCGACATGTTCGGCCCCACCACCGGCGACCGGCTGCGGCTGGCCGACACCGATTTGATCCTGGAAGTGGAAGCCGATTACACCGTTTACGGCGACGAAGTGAAATTCGGCGGCGGCAAGGTGATCCGCGACGGTATGGGCCAAAGTCAGCTGGGCAACGATCAGGCCGTGGATTTGGTGATCACCAACGCGCTGGTCATCGATTACTGGGGTATCGTCAAGGCCGACGTCGGCGTCAAGGACGGCCGCATCTTTAAAATCGGCAAGGCCGGCAACCCGGACGTGCAGCCCGGCGTCGACATCATCGTCGGCCCCGGCACCGAAGTCATCGCCGGCGAAGGCCAGATTCTCACCGCCGGCGGCATCGACGCCCACATCCATTTCATCTGCCCACAGCAAATCGAAGAAGCGCTGTGTTCCGGCGTGACGACGATGGTCGGTGGCGGCACGGGACCTGCCACCGGTACCAACGCCACCACCTGCACACCGGGGCCGTGGCATATCCAACAAATGCTAAAAGCGCTGGACGGTTTGCCGATGAACTTCGGCCTGCTCGGCAAAGGCAACGCCAGTCTGCCCGCTGCCTTGGATGAGCAAATCCAGGCCGGGGTGATGGGCTTGAAACTGCACGAAGACTGGGGCACCACGCCGGCGGCGATCGATTGTTGCCTGAGCGTGGCCGAGCGTTTCGATGTGCAGATTGCCATTCACACCGACACGCTGAATGAATCCGGTTTCGTGGAAGACACCATCGCCGCCTTCAAAGGACGCACCATCCACACTTACCACACCGAAGGCGCCGGCGGCGGCCACGCCCCGGACATCATCAAAGCCTGCGGCCTGAACAACGTGCTGCCGTCGTCGACCAACCCGACCCGACCCTACACGATCAACACCGTCGACGAGCATCTGGACATGCTGATGGTTTGCCACCATCTCGACCCCAGCATCCCGGAAGACGTGGCTTTCGCCGAATCACGCATCCGCCGCGAAACCATCGCCGCCGAGGACATTCTGCAAGACCTGGGCGCGTTTTCGATGATCTCGTCCGACTCGCAAGCCATGGGCAGGGTCGGTGAAGTGATCATCCGCACTTGGCAGACCGCGCACAAAATGAAGGTGCAACGCGGCGCGCTGGCCGGCGACCCGGCCACCAGCGACAACCAGCGCATCAAACGCTACATCGCCAAATACACCATCAACCCGGCGATCAGCCACGGCATTTCTCACGAAGTGGGCTCCATCGAAGCCGGCAAACTGGCCGACCTGGTCCTGTGGCAACCAGCCTTCTTCGGCGTCAAACCCAGCCTGGTTATCAAAGGCGGCCTGATCGCTGCTGCACCGATGGGCGACGCCAATGCCTCCATCCCCACCCCACAACCGGTGCATTACCGGCCGATGTTCGGCAGCTTCGGTCGCACCGCAGCTAACACCTCGATGATCTTCCTGCCGCAAGCCGCCGTCTCCGCCGGCGTGGCCGGGCAATTGGGTTTGCAAAAGCGGGTCGGCACGGTCCGCAATACGCGCAACATCGGTAAATCGGATATGAAGCTGAACGACTACCAGCCGGTGATGGAGGTTTGTCCGCAGACGTATCAGGTCAAGGCGGACGGGGTGTTGTTGACGTGCGAGCCGGCGGTGGTGTTGCCGATGGCGCAGCGGTATTTCTTATTTTGATGCGGACTGGTTCCTAAGCTCCGGCTTGGGAATCGAAGTGCTCGAAAGCTCTAGCTTTCATTAATGTTGTGTCGCTGCCGCGACACAACAAAACCAAAAGAAATCAAATAATCCAAAAGCCATCGTGTTGGGTTACGGCTATCGCCTTTTATGCCCTTCGGGTAAACCCAACCTACATAAAATAAAACAATGCTAAAACTCACCGAAACCACCAACACCGAAGACCAGCCCGACGACACCCTGACCCTGCCTTACGACGCCCGCCAAAAATCTCGCCAACCGGCGACTACCAAAGGCGGCATCCAAGTCGGCGTATTTTTACCCAGGGGCCAAACCCTGAAACACGGCGCAATCCTGACCAACGGCCAAGGCTTCAAAGTACGCGTCGATGCCGCTCCGGAACAACTGTCGGTCGTCAAATGCAGCGACCCACTGTTGTTTGCCCGCGCCTGCTACCATCTCGGCAACCGCCACATCGCCCTGCAAATTCTGCCGGACGAACTGCGCTTTCTGACCGACCACGTGTTGGATCAAATGTTGGTCGGTTTGGGCTTGACCGTCGAGCATCACACCCTGCCGTTCGAACCGGAAGCCGGCGCGTACCACAGCCATGGTCACTAATCTGTCGTTGCTGCGGCTGTTACAACTGGTCAGCCCCAGTTTGCCGATTGGCATGTACAGCTATTCGCAGGGGCTGGAAACGGCGGTGCAGGACGGTTGGGTGACCAACGCCGAGCAAACCGGCGACTGGCTGCGCGGTTTGCTGCACAACGCTTTGGGCAAGGTCGATGCGCCGCTGCTGGCGCGGTTGTACGATGCCTGGCAAGCTGGCGATATGCAAGCCGTCGAGCATTGGAGCCAGACTCTCAATGCCTATCGGGAAACCGCCGAATTGCGCGCCGAGGACAAGCAGACCGGCCAAGCCTTGGCGCGTTTGTTGGTCAATCTGGAGATGCCGGAAGCGCAGGCTTGGCAGAAACGGCCGGACGCGACGCTGGCGACTTTGTTCGGCTTGGCGGCGGTGCGCTGGCAAATCGACAAGGCCGACGCGGTGAGCGGTTACCTGTGGGGCTGGTTGGAAAACCAGGTGCTGGGCGCGATCAAATTGGTGCCATTGGGGCAAGTCGCCGGGCAGCAATTATTACAGCGTCTGGCCGGCGAATTGCCGGCTTTGGTTGGGCAAACCCTGGCCATGACCGACGACCAGATCGGCGGCAGTTGTTTCGGGCTGGCCCTGGCCAGCAGCCGGCATGAGATGCAGTATTCGCGGCTGTTCCGATCGTGAAATAACAATAATGCCTCGATGCAGCGCAAGCGCAATCGAGGTTTGAGCAACCTTAACCCCGGATGGCATCCGGACTACTGGAGAAAACATGAACGACAAACACGTATTGAGAATCGGCGTCGGCGGCCCGGTAGGCTCCGGCAAAACCGCGCTGGTGGATGCCTTGTGTAAACGCATGCGCGACGATTACCAAATCGGCGTCGTCACCAACGACATTTACACCCGCGAAGACCAGCAGTTTTTGATCCGTAGCCAGGCCTTGCCGGAAGAGCGAATTCTGGGCGTGGAAACCGGCGGCTGCCCGCATACCGCGATCCGGGAGGACGCATCGATGAATCTGGCGGCGGTGGACGAGTTGTGCGAGCGTTTCCCGGAACTGGACTTTGTGTTGGTGGAAAGCGGCGGCGACAATCTCAGCGCCACCTTCAGCCCGGAACTGGCCGATCTGACGCTTTACGTGATCGACGTTTCGGCCGGCGACAAGATTCCGCGCAAGGGCGGCCCCGGCATCACCAAATCGGATTTGCTGGTGATTAACAAGATCGACTTGGCACCTTACGTCGGCGCGTCGCTGGACGTGATGGACCGGGATGCGAAAAAGATGCGCGGCGAGCGGCCGTTCGTGTTCAGCAACATCAAAACCGGCCACGGCCTGGAGCGGATTATCGACTTCATCGTCCGCCAAGGCATGCTGGCCGCAGCCTGAGCCGGCGCAAACCCAGGTTAAACCGCCTCAGGCATTCGGGATTTGCAAGGCCGGCCAATCGAAGGCCGGCCCGATATCCCACTTATCCTGCCGAAAATTGATGTGGCTGGCGATACCGCTGTAGTTCTGGAAGAAATCCGGATCGCGTTCGAATTGTTTCGCCGTCGGCGGCAAGGTGCGCGGGATATTGAAGCGGGCGCATAAGTCCTGCACCAACAGCCGGATCGACTCGGTTTGCCCGGCCGGAAAGGCGGCGAAATAATGCTCGCCGCGGAAGCTTAGTTTCCGATATTTTTCGGTCTGGCTCAGTTCGCAGTAGCGGGTGCCGAACGGCGCGTTGTCGCCCCGCTTCGGCGGCCACCAATTCAAACTATCCGGATTGTCCGCCGCCGGCCGCAACGGGCCGACGTTGGCGATTTCGATCGCGATCGAGCGCTTGTCGTGGCGACCGCCGCTGCCCTGGACTCCAAGATGGTAGGCCCATTGCGCCGGGTCGAATACTTCGTACACCGTACCGTCCACATCCACCAGATAGGCCGCGCCGATACGGCCGGCGTCGCCGTTCCAGGTATCGAAGGCCGATTTGGCGCTGGAGCCGGCGGTAAAATGCAGCACGATCAAATCCTTGTGCGGCCGGTCGCTGTAATATTGCCCGGCCGGCAACCGGAAGCGGCTGCGGTTGATCGCCAACGCCGGTGCGGCACTCACTGCTGGCGCTGGCGGCATCGTATCGGTGCTGAGTCCGGCCGGATCGTTAGCCAACAGCGCCCGCGGATTGGGCCGTTCGCTGGCGCCGGCCCAGAAAAAATGCCCGTCCAAATCGCGATACCAGAAACTATTGCCGGATACCGTTTCGCCAACCGCAAAGCCACTGATCTCCACCCGGCTGCCGGCCGGCAATACTTTGACCAGCGCGCCGCTCAAGGCCGGGCTTTCCCGCAATTTGACGTTCACCAGCAGGCCGATTTGCTTGCCGCTCAGGCCGGCAAACTCAGGTTCCGGTACCGCTGCCGCCAGCAGTTCGGTCAGATTCAACGCCGTCGCCGGACAAGCCGCCGAGGCCCGGATGGCACTGTGCAGCAGTACGTGTTCGGCATCCAGCTCGATGCGCCAGCGGTCGGCAATCTCGCGCAACAGCCGGGCGCAAACCGCCTGCTGCCCGGCCGGGAAGCCTTGGCCGGCGACCATCTCCAACACGATGCCGATCGAATAATAGTTCGGGTTGCTGTTCGGCCGCTGTTGGACCAAGGCCGCGCTGGGGTTGACCACCAAGCCGGCGTGAAAGGCGGTGTCTTTCTCGTCGACGTACTGCCGGACCCGGCCGTCTCCGGCAATCGCGTAGTGGGTCGAGACCAAGCTGCCGCCGCTGCGATAACCGGTTTCGGCCTGGGCCAGATCGGCGACGCTGTGCAACACGATCACATCCGGCTTGAATCCGCCGGGCCGACCAGGGCGAAAATTGTCCGCGGCGCAGCCTATCCAGTCGATTTGCATACCGCCCTCCTCAGCCCAACGCCTTCAAATCGCCGCGCTCGCCCTGCAACGGGTTGGCGGCAGTCGGCGACAACGCATCCGCAGTCGCCGCAAGCTGGGAGCTTTGACGGATGGCTTTTTGCTCGTCGTCCTTGCGCGCCAGACCGGAACGCAACTGCAACAGTTTGCTCAATACGTTGTACCAAAACGGCCCGCCCATGCTTAACAGAAACATCGACAACACCACGCCGGGGACACTGGCATTCTGCTGCCAATTGTCCCGCCAGGCTTGCCAATCCTTGGGCCAGGTGATCAGGCCGCGGTCGGCCAGCACGTTCAAGTAATATTTTTCGGTTTCGATACCGGCGGCGGATTTGACCGGTTCGGCCGACGCATCACTGCTTGCTCCGGTTTTGGACTGGCTTTTGGCGTCCGCCATCACCTTGGCTTTGATGGTCTCGTCCTGGGCAAAGGTCGGCGCCAATTGCACGAAGGCGCTGCGCATTTGTTCGTCCATGGCCAAGCGATTGATGATGACGAGCGCATCCAGTTGTAATCCGACCGCCAGCAAAGCCGCACTGAATACGCTGACCGTGCGCGCCGTCGACGAGAAACGCACCGCGACCCGATCCAGCAAATTGTCGAAATTCATGTGGATCACCGCCAAAAACTCGCTGGCGGCCTCTTGCAGCAAGGCGTTGGCTTCCCGCACGTCCTGCGCCAGTTCCGGATTGGATTTTTCGAATTGCAGTGCCAGCATTCGCACGTTTTTCAGGGTCGCGGTCGGGTTCTCGACCCCATTGCTGCCCAATGCCTGCCCCAGCTTTTCCGCCAAATCGATGTGCTTGGCGATGATGCCTTTCAATTTTTGATAAAGCCGCTTTTGTTTGTTGACGCCGGTTTCGGTCTTGACCTGCTGGATCAGCCGGCCGGCTTCCAGGCTCTTCAAAAACGCCGGATACTCGCGCAACTTGTTCTCCAGTGCCGCCAAGCCGACGTTGACGGTAATCGCCCCGTTCGCCAATTCGGCGTTGACCCGGTCGAATTCGGCTTTGATGCCGGCATCGTAGGCTGCGGCCAACTCCAGCAGGCTTTTGACGAATTCTTCGCGGTGGATCACCTCGCCATAAGACAAGAAACGCAGCCGCGGCGGCAGCCAACTGCGAAACCGGCCGCCGATGGTCTGTTGGCTCAACACTTTACCGGCGATCGCTGCCGCGTCGGTGCGTGCCAGACGCGGGTCCAGCACTTCCAGCAGATCGGTCAAACCGTGGTGCAGGTTGCGGCCGCGGCTGGCGAGCAGCTTGAGTATGGCCTGGCTGATCAGCGTAACGGCCATGCTGGCGATCAGCATCACCACCGACAAGCCCAGCAATATATCCAAGGACTTCAACATCAGTTTTCTCCCCTACCCCGTTAGACGGTCCGCTGCAACCGCAACCGAAGCTTTGGTCGGCAGCAGCCCGCAGCATAAACCGTAAAGCTTAGACCATTCGGCCCAATCGCCAAAATCAGCCGCCCTCCAGCGGCAGCCGCTCCATCAGGTAGCACAGGCAATCCTGGCGGATCACCCGTTCATCCAAGGTCAGCATCGACGGCATCGTCGGCCGCTTCAACACCAACTGCCCGTGCCGAATCTCGAAAAACCGCTCGGTGACCGGTATCCCGGCGTTATCCCTGGCGACCACCGGCACGCGCGCCGTCGAGCTAGTGCCGAACGCGCTGCCGGCGGCAATTTCGGTGAAGTTCAATCGCTCCAACCCGCTGTCCAGCAGCAAATCGGCGCTGCGCTCGGTAAAGCTGAAACTGGCATCCTCGGCGATACAGACCTGGGCTACGGTGTGGTAGATGTCCACATCCTGACGGGCGACCGGATGCGCCGGAAATTCGTGTAAGTGCAGACAGCTATCCAAAAACTCGAGCGCATGTTCGGTGCCGTGCGGCTGGCCGGGACGGCCGCATTCCAGCGTCACGGCCGGGCAAAACTGGGCGAATGCGCCGGATTGGATGCCTTTGGGGTGGGTAAAGTAGACCAGCAAGCGGCCGAACAAAGCCCCCAGATGCAAAAACTCCCGGTCCAGTTTGTTGATGCAGGCGTAATGCGGGTTGCGGCCGGTATTGTTATGCACGTCGACGCTGGCAAACACGCCGCGCCGGCGCATGATTTCGCAAATCTGCGCCGCCCAAGCCGTTTCCGGCGACGGTGCCAGGCCGGTACCCGGCCAGATCCGGTTGAAGTCGGGCTGGCCGTCCAGTCGGCGCAGATTGTGGCGGGCGGCCTGGGTATTCCCAAAAAACAGGGTCAGCCCGCGCGGCAAACTTTGGCCCTGGTATTTGCGCAATAACTGTTGCACGGCCAGAAAGCCGGTCGATTCGTTGCCGTGCAGCAGCACCGACACGAACAGCGTCTCCGGCCGCTTGCCGGGCAGATGGAACAAGGCCGGTTCCGGCACCAGGGTATGCAGGGCTTCGACCGGAATGTCCAGCAGCCCCGGCGGCAGGACGTCGAATTGTTTCAGAGCGGAATGTGCGGAGAGGTTCGATTGCATGGCCGAGGTGTCCAAAGTCCGTTCAGCGACTCAACATGCCCGAATATTCGACCGAGAGCAACCGCAATGCGCCGTTCGGCGGGGTGCGCTCAGAGCCCCCAGCCCGAGACCGGCTCGCCGCCGAGCTGGCGCAGCAAATACTCCCGCGTCATTGCGCTAAATTCGCCGGGATGGGCTTCGATAAAGCGCCGCTGCCACTGGCTGCCGGTCTGCCGGCTGGCGACACGGCGGCGGACGATGCCAAGGTAGTCCAACGCGTCGCGGTTGCGGATGCCGAGCGCGTCCAGCCCCAGGCCGGCGCGCGGCAGCAGTTCCTGTTCGATCAGCTTGGCCAGCCGCTGCTTGCGGTTGCCGAACCAGACCACATGGCAATCCAGCCCGTGGCGGGCGGCCTGATAGAAATTGTCCTTGGCCTGAGCGAAAGGCAGTACCGCCCCACCCTCCGCCCGTTCGTCGGCCAGATTTTTCACCAGCCCATAGAAAAACGCGGCATTGGCGACCATATCGATTACGGTCGGCCCCGCCGCCGGCGTGCGGTGTTCGATACGGATATGCGGCGTGCCGTCGGCGTCGAACCCCACCAGCGGCCGGTTCCAGCGCCAGATGGTACCGTTGTGCAGGCGCAGATAGCGAAACGCCTCCGGCGCATCGTCGAATTGTTCCGGCAACAGCACCGGAAAATGCTGCAAATTCTCGATAAAACATTCCTGGATCGAGTGCCGGGCGTAATCCGAACCGAAACCGACCCGGTGCAACGGCCCGTCCGCCGCACCGCTATAACCGCCGGCAGCGATGGCCTGCTCGAACATCGGAATCCGGGTCTCGGCCCATAAATCCTTGCCGAACAGATACGGCGCATTCGCCGCCAGCGCCACCATCGCCGCCGAGGCGATGATGGAGGCGTTGTAAATGTGGTGGGCCTGACTAAGCGGACACTGGATATGCAACTGTAGCGAGGTAGTGGCCGCTTCCAGCATCACGTCGTGGTGTTCCAGTTTCAGATGCTCGTGACCGCATATATCCAGACAAATCGGCCGGCCGCGGTTTTGCAAAATCTGCTGGTTCAAAGCCCGGTAACGGTTCATGTCCGACATATTGCCCAGATGCAAATCGCGCTGTTCCAAGGTCGGCAGCGTACCGATCGCCAACAGGTGCAAATCCATTTGCCGGGCATGCCCGGCCGCGTCTTGCCACGTCTGTTGCAATTGTTTGTGCATCGCGCCGAACGCAGCGCCGGTCAAGGCTTGCGGCGGCGTGTTCAGTTCGATATTGAACTTGGCCAGCTCCGGACCGGCCAGCAGCGGC comes from the Methylomonas sp. EFPC3 genome and includes:
- a CDS encoding glutamate--cysteine ligase, coding for MGQETRAAAYQEADFDRFCRRLQTETELLGRLIRDKACAEAAPVAGFEIEAWLLDGDMRPAPANQTYLQSFGQPLLAGPELAKFNIELNTPPQALTGAAFGAMHKQLQQTWQDAAGHARQMDLHLLAIGTLPTLEQRDLHLGNMSDMNRYRALNQQILQNRGRPICLDICGHEHLKLEHHDVMLEAATTSLQLHIQCPLSQAHHIYNASIIASAAMVALAANAPYLFGKDLWAETRIPMFEQAIAAGGYSGAADGPLHRVGFGSDYARHSIQECFIENLQHFPVLLPEQFDDAPEAFRYLRLHNGTIWRWNRPLVGFDADGTPHIRIEHRTPAAGPTVIDMVANAAFFYGLVKNLADERAEGGAVLPFAQAKDNFYQAARHGLDCHVVWFGNRKQRLAKLIEQELLPRAGLGLDALGIRNRDALDYLGIVRRRVASRQTGSQWQRRFIEAHPGEFSAMTREYLLRQLGGEPVSGWGL
- a CDS encoding M14 family metallopeptidase, with protein sequence MQSNLSAHSALKQFDVLPPGLLDIPVEALHTLVPEPALFHLPGKRPETLFVSVLLHGNESTGFLAVQQLLRKYQGQSLPRGLTLFFGNTQAARHNLRRLDGQPDFNRIWPGTGLAPSPETAWAAQICEIMRRRGVFASVDVHNNTGRNPHYACINKLDREFLHLGALFGRLLVYFTHPKGIQSGAFAQFCPAVTLECGRPGQPHGTEHALEFLDSCLHLHEFPAHPVARQDVDIYHTVAQVCIAEDASFSFTERSADLLLDSGLERLNFTEIAAGSAFGTSSTARVPVVARDNAGIPVTERFFEIRHGQLVLKRPTMPSMLTLDERVIRQDCLCYLMERLPLEGG
- a CDS encoding urease accessory protein UreF, which gives rise to MVTNLSLLRLLQLVSPSLPIGMYSYSQGLETAVQDGWVTNAEQTGDWLRGLLHNALGKVDAPLLARLYDAWQAGDMQAVEHWSQTLNAYRETAELRAEDKQTGQALARLLVNLEMPEAQAWQKRPDATLATLFGLAAVRWQIDKADAVSGYLWGWLENQVLGAIKLVPLGQVAGQQLLQRLAGELPALVGQTLAMTDDQIGGSCFGLALASSRHEMQYSRLFRS
- the ureE gene encoding urease accessory protein UreE is translated as MLKLTETTNTEDQPDDTLTLPYDARQKSRQPATTKGGIQVGVFLPRGQTLKHGAILTNGQGFKVRVDAAPEQLSVVKCSDPLLFARACYHLGNRHIALQILPDELRFLTDHVLDQMLVGLGLTVEHHTLPFEPEAGAYHSHGH
- the ureG gene encoding urease accessory protein UreG; translation: MNDKHVLRIGVGGPVGSGKTALVDALCKRMRDDYQIGVVTNDIYTREDQQFLIRSQALPEERILGVETGGCPHTAIREDASMNLAAVDELCERFPELDFVLVESGGDNLSATFSPELADLTLYVIDVSAGDKIPRKGGPGITKSDLLVINKIDLAPYVGASLDVMDRDAKKMRGERPFVFSNIKTGHGLERIIDFIVRQGMLAAA
- a CDS encoding N-acetylmuramoyl-L-alanine amidase produces the protein MQIDWIGCAADNFRPGRPGGFKPDVIVLHSVADLAQAETGYRSGGSLVSTHYAIAGDGRVRQYVDEKDTAFHAGLVVNPSAALVQQRPNSNPNYYSIGIVLEMVAGQGFPAGQQAVCARLLREIADRWRIELDAEHVLLHSAIRASAACPATALNLTELLAAAVPEPEFAGLSGKQIGLLVNVKLRESPALSGALVKVLPAGSRVEISGFAVGETVSGNSFWYRDLDGHFFWAGASERPNPRALLANDPAGLSTDTMPPAPAVSAAPALAINRSRFRLPAGQYYSDRPHKDLIVLHFTAGSSAKSAFDTWNGDAGRIGAAYLVDVDGTVYEVFDPAQWAYHLGVQGSGGRHDKRSIAIEIANVGPLRPAADNPDSLNWWPPKRGDNAPFGTRYCELSQTEKYRKLSFRGEHYFAAFPAGQTESIRLLVQDLCARFNIPRTLPPTAKQFERDPDFFQNYSGIASHINFRQDKWDIGPAFDWPALQIPNA
- the ureC gene encoding urease subunit alpha, which translates into the protein MSKISRQAYADMFGPTTGDRLRLADTDLILEVEADYTVYGDEVKFGGGKVIRDGMGQSQLGNDQAVDLVITNALVIDYWGIVKADVGVKDGRIFKIGKAGNPDVQPGVDIIVGPGTEVIAGEGQILTAGGIDAHIHFICPQQIEEALCSGVTTMVGGGTGPATGTNATTCTPGPWHIQQMLKALDGLPMNFGLLGKGNASLPAALDEQIQAGVMGLKLHEDWGTTPAAIDCCLSVAERFDVQIAIHTDTLNESGFVEDTIAAFKGRTIHTYHTEGAGGGHAPDIIKACGLNNVLPSSTNPTRPYTINTVDEHLDMLMVCHHLDPSIPEDVAFAESRIRRETIAAEDILQDLGAFSMISSDSQAMGRVGEVIIRTWQTAHKMKVQRGALAGDPATSDNQRIKRYIAKYTINPAISHGISHEVGSIEAGKLADLVLWQPAFFGVKPSLVIKGGLIAAAPMGDANASIPTPQPVHYRPMFGSFGRTAANTSMIFLPQAAVSAGVAGQLGLQKRVGTVRNTRNIGKSDMKLNDYQPVMEVCPQTYQVKADGVLLTCEPAVVLPMAQRYFLF